The Pseudomonas fluorescens nucleotide sequence GTAGGTGCCATCGGCGTTGCGCTCGAACGGCTTGGTATCGCCGCGCGAGCCCGAGAAAATGTACTTGCCGTTCTCGTCGCGGCTGTTCATCAGGCTGAACAGCTGCTCTTCCAGCTCGTTCAGCTCTTGCGCGTTGGCCAGGCGATCCTTGTCGGTCATGTTGCCGCTGCCGGAGCTGAGTGCCAGCTCCTTCACCCGCGCCAGCACGTTGTTGATGCTGTTGAGGGTGGTTTCCGACGTGCTCAGGCTCGTGCGCAGGCTGGCAATGTTGCCGCTGTACTGGTCGATCATGTTGCTCTGCTGCTCAAGCTGCAGCAGGCGAGCAGCGCCAACCGGATCATCGGCAGCGGTACGGATGCGCAGCATGTCACTGGCCTGCTGCTGGGATTCGACAGCCTTGGCGAAGTTGCGCTGATAGTTCGAAGTACTGTTGTTATAGAACTGGGCGGTAGAGATACGCACGGTCTACGTCTCCTTAAAGGCTGTTGATCAGCGTGCTGAAAGTTTCCTGGGCGATCTTGATGATCTGCGACGAGGCCGTGTAGTACTGCTGATACTTGATCAGGTTGCCGGTTTCTTCATCGAGGTCGACACCCGATACCGAGTTACTGGCTTCACTGGCCGACTTCTGCAGGGCACCGGTGGCGTCGCCATCGAGCTTGGCCTGGGCGGTCTTGCCGCCGATGTTCTCCACCAGCTTGCCGTAGGCATCAGTGAAGCTGACACCCCTGCCGTTATCGCCCAGGTCGATGGTCTGCTTGGTCTGCAGGTCGATCACCGCCTGAGCGTTGCGGTTGTCGGCCGAGCCGGCACCGGTCAGGGCCACGGTGTAGTTGTCACCCGCCTTCGGTGCGCCAGCCACGGTCATGTCGAAGCTGTAGGTCGCCGCCGGCGTCACGGCGTTGCCATTGGCATCGACGATTGGCACGTTGATCTGCAGCTTGTTTTCCTGCCCCGGAATGATCGTTCCGCTAGCGATCGGGTCACCCTTGGCGTTATGCACGGTATAGGTCTGCGGAACGGTTTTTTCGTCGCCGAACACCAGCTTGACCGGCGTCGAGTACTTCAGGCCGTTCTCCAGCGCCAGGCGCTGGGCCGAATCGTAGATATCCAGCTTGGAGGTGAGGTTGGGCTGACCGATGATCCCGGTACCCTGGTTGCCCGCACCACTGGTGGCATTGAGCGGAGCTGCCAGGGCGATACGCTTGGGATCGGTGAGCACGGTGTCGATGCTGCTGGCCGCCCCTCGGGTCGGGGTGATCTTGAACGAATCGCCGGCCTGTACAGGCCCGCCATTGAGGTTGAGGCTGAAGCCGTCGATTACCTTGGGCGGATTGTCGTTCAGGTCGAAAGTACCCATGTCGGTACCCTCAGGCAGTTTCTTGACGCTGTAGCCGGTCGCGCTGGTGAAAGTCACCTGATAGTCACTGGTACTCAGCTTGCCAGTATTCTTGATGGTCACATCAAGGTTGCCGGAACCGGCGCTGTTACCGGCCTTGGCGATGCTGCGCTGGCTGATCAGGGCAGCACTGTTGATGTCGTTGAACATCGAGGCGCCAAAGTTACCGTTCTTGTCGATCCCTTGGGACAACTGGCTGTTGATCTGATCGGCAACCACCAGGGCAACCCGACCCAGCTCGTTCAGGCTCGGATCGAGGACATCGGTGCGGTAGCGCAGCAGGCCGCCGATTTCACCGCCAGTGACACTGGCAGTGATGTCGATCTGGGTCGTACCGCGATTGAGCTGCAGGTTCATCCGCGTCGGATCGGTCGGGCTGGCGACCGTCGACAAGGTATTGGTGCTGGTACCCAACACCAGCGACTGGCCGTTTTTCAGGTAGACATCCAGGTTGCCTTCGCGCTCGGTGACATCCACACCCACCAGTTCGCTGAGCTGGCGCACCGCTTCATTGCGCTTGTCGAGCAGGTCGTTGGGGCTGCCCTGCACCACCGAAACCCGCGAAATCTGGTCGTTGTACTGGGCAATGGCCGAGGTCAGGTTGTTGACCTGGGTGGCCATCGACGACAAGTTGCCGTTGAGGTTGCTGTTCTGCTGGTTGAGCTGCGAAGCGATGGTGTTGAAGCGCTTGCTCAGGGCCTGGGCACTGGTCAGCAGCAACTGCCGCGAAGCGTCTTCAGTGGGCTTGGCCGCGGCATTCTGCAGTGAAGAGAAGAAACTTTTCAGGGCACCGGTAATGCCGGTGTCCTTATCGGACAGAAGCTTGTCGATCGGTCCGATCTGGCTCATGTAGGCGCTGCTGTCGCTGCTCAGCGACGTGGTGGTACGCAGCTGGTTTTCCAGGAAGTTGTTGTACACCCGACGCACGTCGGCCAGGGTGGTACCGGTACCGATGAACACATGGCCTTCGCGAATCGAGCCTTTGGCGCTCTGGATATTCTGCTGGCGCGAGTAACCAGCGGTATCGACGTTGGTGATGTTGTTACCCGTGGTGTGCATGCCGGATTGGGCATTGCTGGCACCGGATAAGCCGATATTGATCAAACTCGCCATGGTTCAAACCTTATAGTTTCGTTGTAGTACCGATAGCCGCGTAGCTCTCGTACGACTTCATCTGTTTTGCGATCTGCGAAATCTTGCTGGCGTAGTCCGGGTCAGTTGCATACCCGGCCTTCTGCAGCTCTCGCACAAACTGTTCTGGCTTATCGGCCGACTTCACCGCATCTTTATAGCGCGCGTTGTTCTGCAACAGGCTGACCAGGTCATGGAAGCTGTCCTGGTAGGAATCGTAGGAGCGGAACGCTGCCGTCTCCTTGACGAACTGGCCGTCACGAAACTCGCTGGTGATCGCCCGCGCCTGACCGCCCTGCCAGTTGCCGGTAGCCTTGATGCCGAACAGGTTGTGACTGCTGCTGCCATCGGCCTGACGCATGACCGACTTGCCCCAGCCGGTCTCCAGCGCGGCCTGGGCCACCAGGTAGCGCGGATCGATACCGATGCGCTTGGCCGCCTGCTCGGCCATCGGCAGCATGGTGGCGACGAATTCATCGGACGAGCCAAACGCACGCTTGGCCGGCGCCAGCGGCGGCTGGGCCACGGCGCGGCCATAGATACGCATCGAGCCCGGTGCGCCAAAGCTCTGAGCCGACTGCCAGTCACCTTTGACCACGGCATCGGTCATGGCCGTGGTGCGCTGCGCCAAGGCAGCGGTGTTGGTGGTGGCCGCGGCGGCTGACGGCACGATACCGGCCAGCAGGCGATCGGTCAGCTTGCCCGGCAGCGCCAGGCGACGCGAGTTGAGCGCGGCCATATCGTTGCGAGCGACAGCGGTTTCTTCGCTGCGCACAGGCTCGGCCACCTTGCTCGCCCACAACGGACGCTGCTGGATATCTACCCGCGGGAACGGGCTGTTATTGCTCGCCGCAGTCGCCTTCTGCTTGGACAGCTGACGCATCAGCACGTCCTGCAGGCCGATGCCACCGCCCTCGCGGGACATACTCACCGCCAGTTGCTGGT carries:
- the flgK gene encoding flagellar hook-associated protein FlgK, with product MASLINIGLSGASNAQSGMHTTGNNITNVDTAGYSRQQNIQSAKGSIREGHVFIGTGTTLADVRRVYNNFLENQLRTTTSLSSDSSAYMSQIGPIDKLLSDKDTGITGALKSFFSSLQNAAAKPTEDASRQLLLTSAQALSKRFNTIASQLNQQNSNLNGNLSSMATQVNNLTSAIAQYNDQISRVSVVQGSPNDLLDKRNEAVRQLSELVGVDVTEREGNLDVYLKNGQSLVLGTSTNTLSTVASPTDPTRMNLQLNRGTTQIDITASVTGGEIGGLLRYRTDVLDPSLNELGRVALVVADQINSQLSQGIDKNGNFGASMFNDINSAALISQRSIAKAGNSAGSGNLDVTIKNTGKLSTSDYQVTFTSATGYSVKKLPEGTDMGTFDLNDNPPKVIDGFSLNLNGGPVQAGDSFKITPTRGAASSIDTVLTDPKRIALAAPLNATSGAGNQGTGIIGQPNLTSKLDIYDSAQRLALENGLKYSTPVKLVFGDEKTVPQTYTVHNAKGDPIASGTIIPGQENKLQINVPIVDANGNAVTPAATYSFDMTVAGAPKAGDNYTVALTGAGSADNRNAQAVIDLQTKQTIDLGDNGRGVSFTDAYGKLVENIGGKTAQAKLDGDATGALQKSASEASNSVSGVDLDEETGNLIKYQQYYTASSQIIKIAQETFSTLINSL
- the flgJ gene encoding flagellar assembly peptidoglycan hydrolase FlgJ, producing the protein MDMPKSAFNAADSGAYTDLNRLNSLKVGDRNSDANLRKVAQEFESLFLNEMLKSMRSANNVLAEDNPLNTETTKQFQQMYDQQLAVSMSREGGGIGLQDVLMRQLSKQKATAASNNSPFPRVDIQQRPLWASKVAEPVRSEETAVARNDMAALNSRRLALPGKLTDRLLAGIVPSAAAATTNTAALAQRTTAMTDAVVKGDWQSAQSFGAPGSMRIYGRAVAQPPLAPAKRAFGSSDEFVATMLPMAEQAAKRIGIDPRYLVAQAALETGWGKSVMRQADGSSSHNLFGIKATGNWQGGQARAITSEFRDGQFVKETAAFRSYDSYQDSFHDLVSLLQNNARYKDAVKSADKPEQFVRELQKAGYATDPDYASKISQIAKQMKSYESYAAIGTTTKL